A stretch of DNA from Catenulispora acidiphila DSM 44928:
GGTCCAGGTAGGGGTTGGCGGTGAGGATCTTCGCCAGGTCGGGGTGGGTGCGGACCAGCACGGCGATCTGCAGATCCAGCTCCGCGGCGATGGCCTCCTCGATCGCGGTCTCCAGCTTGCGCGCACCGCGCTGGCTGCTGGAGAAGATCACGTTCCCGCTCTGGAGGTAGGTCTGGACGTCGGTGTTCCCCATGTCGGTGAACATCCGGCGCAGGTCGTCCATCTTGACCCTGGTGTTGCCCGCGACGTTGATGCCGCGAAGCATGGCCACGTACTTCGTCAAAGCCTCACCCTTCGTAAATCGCAGCTTGACGGAGCGTACGTGACAGAAACCTAGCCCATGTGACGGTCCGTCGCACGACAACGCGCGCAGTATTGCCCCTCCGGGTGAGGCTAAACGGCGCACGTTTGAGCAGACGGCCTCATCAGCGCGAACCGATGCTGAACGGGTGACTCAGGCGACGACTGCGCGTGACCCGGGCGCGCTCGGCCCGGTACCGACCCCCTTCGTGGCCGGACCCGCTCCCGCCGTGGGCCGAGGTCCTGACCTCCCAGCTGCCTGGCCGCCAGGACCGGATGGCCGAACCGCCGTTCACCCGCGTGGCGCCGCTGAGCGCGGCGCTGCGCCCCTGTCCACGCGTCATGAGTATCTCCAGGAGGAAGTCATGCAGGACATCCAGGACCCCGGCCCAGCCCGCGCGCCGCTGGTGATGGTGAGCCGCGAGGACTGCATAGCGGCGGGGGAGTGCGCACGCATCGCCCCGGCGGTCTTCGACCAGGACGACGCCGACGGCACCGTCCTGCTGCGCGAGGGCTTCACCTCCGCCGACCCCCAGCTGCGCAAGCAGATCCGGCACGCGGTCGCCGCGTGCCCGGCGGGGGCGCTGGACCTGGTCGAGGATGACTGACCTCAGGCGACGGGGCACGGCACGGAGCCCGGACGGGCACGAAGCGATCCACGAGGCGAGGGAGGCGGCGCGCATGGAAGCCTGGCTGTTCCCAGGTCAGGGCTCGCAGAAGAAGGGGATGGGGGAGCCACTGTTCGCGGCCCGCCCCGACCTCGTGGCGATCGCGGACGCGGTCCTCGGATACAGCATCACAGAGCTCTGTCTCACCGACCCCGACGGCCGCCTGCGCGACACCCGCTACTCCCAACCGGCACTGTTCGTGGTGGAGGCACTGGACTTCCTGAACCGCGCCGACGACAGCCCGCCGGCCTGGCTGGCAGGCCACAGCCTCGGCGAATACGCAGCCCTGTTCGCCGCCGGCTGCTTCGACTTCGAAACCGGCGTCCGCCTCGTCCACGAACGCGGCGCCCTGATGGGCCGCGCACGCGGAGGCGGCATGGCCGCAGCCCTGGGCCCGATCGCCGCCCAGATCACCGACCTGCTGTCCACACACGGCTACGACGACCTCGACATAGCGAACGACAACGCCCCAGACCAGGTGGTGCTATCAGGCCCGACCAACCGCCTGGCATCCTTCGCCCCCCACGTCGAAAGCCAAGGTGGACGCTGGGTCCCCCTAGCGGTCAGCGCCCCATTCCACTCACGCGCAATGTCCGCCGCAGCCGAGGAATTCAGCACCTTCCTCGACGGCTTCGACCTCCGCGATCCGACAACGCCAGTCATCTCGAACGTGACAGCCGAACCCCACCAACCCGGCACACTCAGGGAACTGCTGGTCCAACAGATCCGCCGACCGGTCCGCTGGACAGAGAGCATGCGAGCCCTGATGGACCGCGGCGTGACCGACGTGGTCGAGGTAGGACCCGGGACCGTGTTGCGCGGACTGTGGCGGGCCAATCGCCGAGCCTACGAGCCCAAGACGTTGCCAGAGAGCCAGAGCGCCGCGCCAGCACCGCGATTCGTACCGACCGCCACGCCGCAGTCCGCATCGCCGCAATCCGAACCGATCGCCGCGCCGAATTTGCTCTCGAATCAGGCTATTGCCTCGCCGCGCCCGCCCGCCGCACCCACGCCGCACCCCGCTCCGACTGCCCAAGCGCCGCAGCCACCGGGTCCGCCACCGAATCAGGCTGCTGCCTCAGCCCGCCTGCCCGCCGCACCCACGCTGCACCCCGCTCCGACCGCCCAAGCGCCGCAACCAAAACCAGCCGCCGCGCCGCCCCTAACGCCCGCGCCTCATCCCGCCCCACCCCCCACCTGGCGCCCCCAAGACCTCGGCAGCGCCGCCTTCCGCCGCGACTACGGCGTCGAATACGCCTACCTGGCCGGTGCGATGTACCACGGCATCGCCTCCACCGATCTCGTCATCCGCATGGGTGGCGCCGGTCTCATGGGCTTCTTCGGCGCCGGCGGCCTGCCCCTGTCCGAGGTCGAGGCGGCGATCCGCACCCTGCGCCGCGAGCTCGGTCCCGACGGCCGATTCGGCATGAACCTGCTCTGCACTCCCGACGATCCCGCCCTCGAAGCCGCCGTCGTCGACCTCTACCTCCGCGAAGGCGTCCGCCACGTCGAGGCCGCCGCTTACACGCGCGTCACCGCGCCCCTGATCCGCTACCGCTTCACCGGCGCTCACCGGGACCGCGACGGCCAGCCGATCGTGCGCAACCGCATCGTCGCCAAGGTCTCCCGACCCGAGGTGGCCGCCGCCTTCCTCAGCCCGCCGCCACCCGCGCTGCTCGACCGCGTGGTCGCCGACGGCGCCCTCACCGCCGCCGAAGCCGCCGTCGCCGCCGAGCTCCCCGTCAGCGACGACATCTGCGTCGAGTCCGACTCCGGCGGCCACACCGACGCCGGCGCCGCGCTCACCCTCATCCCGGCCATGCTCCGCCTCCGCGACCGCGAGACCGCGCGCCACGGCTATCCCGGCCGCGTGCGCCTCGGCGCAGCAGGCGGTCTCGGGACGCCCGAAGCACTAGCCGCCGTCTTCGTCCTGGGCGTCGATTTCGTCGTGACCGGCTCGGTGAATCAGTGCTCTCCTGAAGCCGGAACCTCTGACGCCGTCAAGGATCTGCTCGCCGCCATCGGCGTCCAGGACACCGCCTACGCCCCGGCCGGCGACATGTTCGAGCTCGGCGCCAAGGTGCAGGTCGTGCGCAAGGGCACGCTGTTCGCCGCGCGCGCGAACAAGCTCTACCAACTCTGGCGCCAATTCGGCTCCCTGGAAGACATCGACGACGCGACACGGAAGACCGTCGAGCAGGACTACTTCGGGCGCTCCTTCGACCAAATCTGGAAGGAAACCTCGGTCTATCTCGCCGAGCGCCATCCCGCGGAACTAGAGCGTGCACAACGCGATCCGCGCCGCAGAGCCGCCTGGGTCATGCGGTGGTACTTCCGGTACTCCACGGAAGCCGCGATCCGGGGCGAGACCGCCGAGCGAGTCAATTTCCAGATTCACTGCGGCCCGGCGATGGGCGCCTTCAATGCCTGGGCGGCCGGGGGTGCGTTGTCGGATTGGCGTACACGACACGTCGACGTCATCGCGCGCGAGCTGATGGCCGGGGCGGCGCGGTGTCTGGAAGAACGCCTGGTCGGAGCGCGGTTCGCGGCAGAGACTCAGGCATCGGGCGGAATCGTCGGCGCGAGCGCGACAAACCGTGCTCAACAGTGAGCAGCAAGGCATGTCGAGGCATCGCTAGCCTCGGCGGCGGCAACGACACGAACCGGCTCTGCGCACCCCGGATCGCAAAACTCTGATCCGTGCCTGGCCTGGTCCGTCGATGATCCCCAACGACTACCGGTACTTCTCCCGACAGTCGATCGGAACGAAAATGTTTGAATCACTCTACGTGGCCTTCGCTGAACATGTACAGCGTTCGCCGGAATCCATCGCCGTGGTTTCCGGCGCCGACCAGGTGACCTACGCCGGCCTCGACGCCCGCGCCCGACGCGTCGCCGCCGCCCTGCGGGCCCGCGGTGTCGGCCCGGACACCCTGGTCGGCCTGTCCTGCGAACGCGGCGTCGGCCTGATCGCCGGCCTGCTCGGCATCCTCGCCGCCGGCGGCGCCTACCTGCCGCTGGACCCGGCCTACCCCGCCGAGCGCGTCGACTACCTGCTCGCCGACTCCGGCGCGAAGATCGTTGTGGGCTCCGGTCCCGTCGCCGAGCGCCTCGCCACCGCCGGCTTGGCGGTGGTGGACGACGACCCCGAGCCCGTCCCCGGCGCCGAAGACTTCGCACCCGGCTCCCCGGCCGCCGCCGATGACCTGGCCTACGTGATCTACACCTCCGGCTCGACCGGCGCCCCGAAAGGCGTCGCCGTCGAGCATGGCAATGTCCTGCGATTGTTCGCCCAGACCTCCCCGTGGTTCGAGTTCGACGACCGGGACGTCTGGACGTGGTTCCATTCGGCCAGCTTCGACTTCTCAGTATGGGAGATCTTCGGCGCGCTGCTGCACGGCGGCCGCCTGGTCGTGGTCCCCGCCTCGGCGACACGGGTCCCCGCCGGATTCGCGGCCCTCCTAGCCGCCGAGCGAGTCAGCATCCTGAGCCAGACCCCGTCAGCTTTCCGGCAACTTATCGCAGCAGTCTGCGACACAAGCTCCCGCCAAGGCAGCCCGGACCCAGACCTGTCCGCCCTACGCCTCGTCGTCTTCGGCGGCGAACGTCTGAACCCGGCCCTGCTGCGCCCCTGGATCGACCGCTTCGGAACCGACCAGCCGCAGCTGGTGAACATGTACGGCATCACCGAGACCACGGTCCACGTCACCTACCGCCGGCTCACCGCCGCCGACCTGGACCACCCCGAACGCAGCCCGATCGGCGTCCCGATCCCGGACCTGCGCGTGACCCTGCACGACCCCGACGGCGCCCCGGTCCCCGCCGGCCGCCCCGGCCAGATCTGGGTCGCCGGACCCGGCGTCGCCCGCGGCTACCTGAACCGCCCCGAGCTCACCGCCGAACGCTTCGCCGTCGACTCGGACGGCGTGCGCGCCTACCGCTCCGGCGACCTGGCGGTCCGGACCGCCTCCGGAGACCTGGAAGTGCTCGGCCGCGTCGACGACCAGATCAAGGTCCGCGGCTTCCGGATCGAGCCCTTCGAGATCGAGTCCACCCTGGCCGGCCACCCGGCGGTGGCGGCCGCCGTGGTCGCGCCCCGGGACTACGGGGACGGCGACGTGCGGCTGGTCGCCCACGTACGGCCGGCGCGCGCGGCCGACGCCGCGGGTCCGGCCGCGGACCGTCTCGCCGAGGACCTGCGCGCCTACGCGGCCGGACGCCTTCCGGCCCATCTCCGTCCCTCCACCTACGAGCTGCTCAAGGAGTTGCCGATGACTTCGAACGGCAAAGTCGACCGAGCCCTGCTGCGCGACCGGGAACCGGGCGCCGGCGCCCCGGACGCCTCCGCGCTCGCCGACCAGGTCGCCCGGATCGCTGAGGCGGTGCTGGACCGCGGCGCGCTGGCGAGGGACCTGGACCTGTTCGACCTCGGCGCCACCTCGCTGGCCTTCGTGCGGATCGTCGCGGGCGTCAACGACGAGCTGGGCATCGCCCTGACCGGCGCCGAGCTCGGCGAGATCGCCTCCATCACCCGACTGGCCGCCGCCGCGGCGGCGGCCCTGGACCCCAGCGCTCCGAGCGCTGTGTAAAGGAGGAGAACATGACCGAGACCGACGCGCCGACGCAGCCCACTGAGACGCCGCCCGGAACCGGAGCCGGAAGCGGGCGAGGCAGCTTCAGCCTCACCCCTGAGGAACTCGACACCTTCCGGCGCCAGGGGTACTTCGGACCCTTCGACGTCTACGACCCCGAGGAGATGCGCGCCACCTGGCGGCGCGAGCGCCTGGCCATGATGGACCGCTCGCACGCCGTCTACGGCACCGAGGCGTTGTCCGGCAACACCAACATCGCCAACTACGACCGCCACCTGGACATGGACTTCCTCGCCGACCACATCGGCCGGCCGCAGATCGTCGACCGCGTGGTCAGCGTCCTGGGCCCGGACGTCCTGTGCTGGCGCACCGAGTTCTTCCCCAAGTACCCCGGCGACGAGGGCACCGACTGGCACCAGGCCGACACCTTCGCCAACGCCTCCGGCAAACCGCAGATCGTGTGGCCGGACGAGTACAAGGAGTTCGGCGGGACCATCACCGTGTGGACCGCCTTCACCGAGGCGACGGAGGCCACCGGCGCGCTGCAGTTCATCCCCGGCTCGCACCAGCAGATGATGTACGACGAGACCAAGCGGATGCACTACGACCCGGAGTCGATCAACACCACGGCCAAGGACGGCGTCCGGCGCGGCTTCTTCGGCTACGACTACCGCCAGCTCCAGAAGGACCCGGACTGGAAACCCGACGAGTCCCAAGCCGTCTCCCTCATCATGCGCCCGGGTCAGGCGGTGCTGTTCTGGTCCACCCTGATGCACGCCTCCTGGCCGCACAGCGGCGGCGAGGGCGCCGAGCCGCGCCTGGGTTTCGCCTCGCGCTACGTGCCCACATCAGTATCCGTATATCCGGACACTGACGCCATCGAGGAATACGGCGGGCGGGTCGAACTAGACCGCTATGGCGCGGTTTTGGTGGCTGGGACGGACGGGTACGGACACAACCATCTCGCCCGCCAGACCACGCGCGGACACCGCTTCACGCAATGGTGAGGCCACCGGCGCCGCGCTCGGCGCGGGCCGGCACGTCGCTCGGGGACGGGAGGTGGACGGAGTGTTGAACGGGCAGGCGAGAACCGCGGTCGCCGAGTTGGCCGCGGCGGTGCTCTCCCTGAGGCCGATGATCGATCGGCTCGACGCCCCCGTCCGCGTCGCGGTGCCCGGCGGAGCCCGCGGCGCGGTACGCGGGCTCCAGACGATCGTGGACCGAGTGTGCGGACGCCTCGGCGCCCCGGCGCTGGAACTGGTCCGCTCCCCGGAGTCGGACCTGGATCCGTTCGGGGCGGCGGCCGGCCGGCGGCTGGGTCTGGCCGACTCGGGTGCGGCGCTGGCCGTGCTGTCCTCCGACGATCTGCCGGACGTGGACCGGGTCGTGGACGAGGCGGTCAGCGCCGACTTCGACTCCTTCTGTGAGCAGCGGACGGTGCGAGGTCCCGATGGTGTCGGCGTCCGCGCCTACGCCGCTGGCGATCCCGACGCCCCGGCGGTGGTCATCGCCTCAGCGTGCGGCATGCCGGCCCGGCTGGCCGAAGTCTGGATCCGGCGGCTCGCCCGCGATCATCGAGTCCTGACATGGGAGAGCCGCGGACTGTTCTGCGGCTGCGAGGACTTCGCCGGAGCCACCGGCGTGCCCGCGCAAGCCGACGACCTGATCGCCGTCATGGACGCCTTCGAGCTCGACCAGGCCCACGTCATGGGACTGTGCGGGGGAGCGGTGATCGCGATCACCGCCGCCGCCGCGCACCCGGACCGGATCAGTTCCCTGAGTCTGTGGCACGGCGATTTCGAACTCGGAGACCAAGCCCGTAAAACCGAGCACCAACGCAACCTGCAGGCTCTGATGACCATGGCGACCCGCGCCAAGGTCAGCGCGGCCGGGGTGCACGCGGTGCTGTGCCGCTCGATAGCGGCCTCGACCCCACCGGAGTTGGCGCACCTGGTCCTGTATCCCTATGCGAGCCCTGATCTCCTGTTCCGCTACTGCCTTCTCAACGGCGCGATCATGGAGACCGACGTACGCCCGGAGCTGTCCGCGGTCGTGCAGCCCACGCTGGTGGTCACCAGCGAGGACGACACCACCGCGCATCCCGATGGCTCCCGTTATGTAGCCGCCGCGTTGCCCGACGCACGGCTGCACGTGGTCCCCCACGGCGACCACATATCCCTGTTCCAAGGCCCCCCCGACCTGATCGACACCGCTTCGCGCTTCATGGCCGAGAAATCTGACGTGAACCCTTCCCATCGGTGACCTCGAACCGCACGTGTGAACACGAATTCGGATGCCCGCAGGAATGAGGGAATGTCGAGTGGACAGATATTGCATGGCGTCGAGCCGATTCGCCCAACGGTTGCGCGGACTCGTGGAAGACGACTCCGGAGTCGCCACCACGATCCGGATACCGCGCGGCGGCCACGTCTTCAACTGCGGAGACCACGACGACGACGTCTACATGATCGAGACCGGACAGGTGAAGACAGTCACCTTCTCCCGAGACGGAAAACAATGCCTGCTG
This window harbors:
- a CDS encoding DUF1697 domain-containing protein, which gives rise to MTKYVAMLRGINVAGNTRVKMDDLRRMFTDMGNTDVQTYLQSGNVIFSSSQRGARKLETAIEEAIAAELDLQIAVLVRTHPDLAKILTANPYLDRETDLTKLPVTFLADKPDADKVAALEVPSGESAVCTVVGREVYLHCPNGYGRTKLNNAFLERKLGVKATTRNWKSVTTLHDMSAS
- a CDS encoding ferredoxin, with amino-acid sequence MQDIQDPGPARAPLVMVSREDCIAAGECARIAPAVFDQDDADGTVLLREGFTSADPQLRKQIRHAVAACPAGALDLVEDD
- the fabD gene encoding ACP S-malonyltransferase translates to MEAWLFPGQGSQKKGMGEPLFAARPDLVAIADAVLGYSITELCLTDPDGRLRDTRYSQPALFVVEALDFLNRADDSPPAWLAGHSLGEYAALFAAGCFDFETGVRLVHERGALMGRARGGGMAAALGPIAAQITDLLSTHGYDDLDIANDNAPDQVVLSGPTNRLASFAPHVESQGGRWVPLAVSAPFHSRAMSAAAEEFSTFLDGFDLRDPTTPVISNVTAEPHQPGTLRELLVQQIRRPVRWTESMRALMDRGVTDVVEVGPGTVLRGLWRANRRAYEPKTLPESQSAAPAPRFVPTATPQSASPQSEPIAAPNLLSNQAIASPRPPAAPTPHPAPTAQAPQPPGPPPNQAAASARLPAAPTLHPAPTAQAPQPKPAAAPPLTPAPHPAPPPTWRPQDLGSAAFRRDYGVEYAYLAGAMYHGIASTDLVIRMGGAGLMGFFGAGGLPLSEVEAAIRTLRRELGPDGRFGMNLLCTPDDPALEAAVVDLYLREGVRHVEAAAYTRVTAPLIRYRFTGAHRDRDGQPIVRNRIVAKVSRPEVAAAFLSPPPPALLDRVVADGALTAAEAAVAAELPVSDDICVESDSGGHTDAGAALTLIPAMLRLRDRETARHGYPGRVRLGAAGGLGTPEALAAVFVLGVDFVVTGSVNQCSPEAGTSDAVKDLLAAIGVQDTAYAPAGDMFELGAKVQVVRKGTLFAARANKLYQLWRQFGSLEDIDDATRKTVEQDYFGRSFDQIWKETSVYLAERHPAELERAQRDPRRRAAWVMRWYFRYSTEAAIRGETAERVNFQIHCGPAMGAFNAWAAGGALSDWRTRHVDVIARELMAGAARCLEERLVGARFAAETQASGGIVGASATNRAQQ
- a CDS encoding amino acid adenylation domain-containing protein is translated as MFESLYVAFAEHVQRSPESIAVVSGADQVTYAGLDARARRVAAALRARGVGPDTLVGLSCERGVGLIAGLLGILAAGGAYLPLDPAYPAERVDYLLADSGAKIVVGSGPVAERLATAGLAVVDDDPEPVPGAEDFAPGSPAAADDLAYVIYTSGSTGAPKGVAVEHGNVLRLFAQTSPWFEFDDRDVWTWFHSASFDFSVWEIFGALLHGGRLVVVPASATRVPAGFAALLAAERVSILSQTPSAFRQLIAAVCDTSSRQGSPDPDLSALRLVVFGGERLNPALLRPWIDRFGTDQPQLVNMYGITETTVHVTYRRLTAADLDHPERSPIGVPIPDLRVTLHDPDGAPVPAGRPGQIWVAGPGVARGYLNRPELTAERFAVDSDGVRAYRSGDLAVRTASGDLEVLGRVDDQIKVRGFRIEPFEIESTLAGHPAVAAAVVAPRDYGDGDVRLVAHVRPARAADAAGPAADRLAEDLRAYAAGRLPAHLRPSTYELLKELPMTSNGKVDRALLRDREPGAGAPDASALADQVARIAEAVLDRGALARDLDLFDLGATSLAFVRIVAGVNDELGIALTGAELGEIASITRLAAAAAAALDPSAPSAV
- a CDS encoding chlorinating enzyme → MTETDAPTQPTETPPGTGAGSGRGSFSLTPEELDTFRRQGYFGPFDVYDPEEMRATWRRERLAMMDRSHAVYGTEALSGNTNIANYDRHLDMDFLADHIGRPQIVDRVVSVLGPDVLCWRTEFFPKYPGDEGTDWHQADTFANASGKPQIVWPDEYKEFGGTITVWTAFTEATEATGALQFIPGSHQQMMYDETKRMHYDPESINTTAKDGVRRGFFGYDYRQLQKDPDWKPDESQAVSLIMRPGQAVLFWSTLMHASWPHSGGEGAEPRLGFASRYVPTSVSVYPDTDAIEEYGGRVELDRYGAVLVAGTDGYGHNHLARQTTRGHRFTQW
- a CDS encoding alpha/beta fold hydrolase → MLNGQARTAVAELAAAVLSLRPMIDRLDAPVRVAVPGGARGAVRGLQTIVDRVCGRLGAPALELVRSPESDLDPFGAAAGRRLGLADSGAALAVLSSDDLPDVDRVVDEAVSADFDSFCEQRTVRGPDGVGVRAYAAGDPDAPAVVIASACGMPARLAEVWIRRLARDHRVLTWESRGLFCGCEDFAGATGVPAQADDLIAVMDAFELDQAHVMGLCGGAVIAITAAAAHPDRISSLSLWHGDFELGDQARKTEHQRNLQALMTMATRAKVSAAGVHAVLCRSIAASTPPELAHLVLYPYASPDLLFRYCLLNGAIMETDVRPELSAVVQPTLVVTSEDDTTAHPDGSRYVAAALPDARLHVVPHGDHISLFQGPPDLIDTASRFMAEKSDVNPSHR